One genomic segment of Pedobacter endophyticus includes these proteins:
- a CDS encoding TonB-dependent receptor: MQIKKNLLIGILFVLCSTAYAQNQGSISGTILDEAGIPLPGIAVKIKNSTFATISENTGKYFIGKLPAGKYVVVFSGIGNKTQDKTISISAGEQVVHNVKLASSEQEMETVEVFGRTKAEETNRQAFNVTAIDAKKLYNTTLDISSALDRVSGVRVRESGGVGSNFNLSLNGFSGNRIRYFIDGIPMDNFGSSFQINNIPVNLADRIEVYKGVVPMWLGSDALGGAINIVTAERAGSYLDASYSFGSFNTHRTVVNVGTTSKSGFTVQVNAFQNYSDNNYRVKVDASDINTGKYAENTILNRFHDTYHNETVIANVGLVNKSFADKLLIGMTLGQNYKEIQTGARMVSVFGGFHTRGNIVMPSLKYRKSNLVKGLDVTLNANYNLGREKRIDTVNGRFDWYGNLKPIGSNGESSRSLYNYRNNNGLVTATANYTISDRHSLALSNVLNLFDRKGFDELRPLNTTDAPPQRTNKNVLGLGYSYAIRDKFSATAFGKYIYQNIVTTNTGVNQPPIKRAGYGTALTYFFNRNVQVKASYELANRMPEANDIFGDLVNQEGNPNLKPEKSNNINLGVTYDFAVHKVHRFGVNANAIYRYANDFIYTRLNQNQSKYVPDNRDGVRTYGGDAEVRYSYKNWLSAGVTATYQFLQNMQKVEAGYTGESPLYLDQMPNIPYFFGNADVSVSLKNVGGKGNSLNLGYNLLYVHEFYLYWPSLGQEKYNIPQQFAHDLNAVYSMKNGRYNIGLEAKNITDAFLYDNFSLQKPSRAFYLNIRYFFNKNHN; encoded by the coding sequence ATGCAAATTAAGAAAAATTTGTTGATCGGAATATTATTTGTTCTTTGCTCAACGGCTTATGCACAAAACCAGGGTTCTATAAGTGGAACCATTCTCGACGAAGCCGGTATTCCCTTGCCCGGTATCGCTGTTAAAATTAAGAACAGCACTTTTGCTACCATTTCAGAAAACACCGGAAAATATTTTATCGGTAAGCTTCCGGCAGGGAAATATGTTGTGGTATTCAGCGGAATTGGGAATAAGACCCAGGACAAAACCATTAGCATTTCGGCAGGAGAGCAGGTTGTTCATAATGTAAAGTTGGCTTCGAGCGAGCAAGAAATGGAAACCGTTGAGGTATTTGGCAGAACAAAGGCCGAAGAAACCAACAGGCAGGCTTTTAATGTTACGGCTATCGATGCCAAGAAGCTTTATAATACCACGCTTGATATTTCCAGCGCACTCGATCGCGTGTCGGGCGTTAGAGTTCGCGAATCTGGCGGTGTCGGTTCTAATTTCAATTTATCGTTAAACGGCTTCTCGGGCAACCGCATCCGATATTTTATCGATGGCATCCCGATGGATAACTTCGGCTCGTCGTTCCAAATTAATAACATCCCAGTCAATCTGGCCGATAGGATAGAGGTTTACAAGGGTGTTGTGCCCATGTGGCTCGGCTCTGACGCTTTGGGTGGCGCAATTAACATTGTAACCGCCGAGCGGGCAGGTAGTTACCTCGATGCATCGTACTCATTCGGTTCATTTAATACACACCGCACAGTAGTTAACGTAGGCACCACTTCAAAGTCTGGTTTCACTGTACAGGTTAACGCTTTCCAAAATTATTCTGACAACAATTATCGGGTAAAGGTTGATGCTTCGGACATTAACACGGGCAAGTATGCAGAGAACACAATACTGAACCGCTTTCACGATACTTATCATAACGAAACGGTAATTGCCAATGTAGGGTTGGTGAATAAATCGTTTGCGGATAAACTCTTGATTGGAATGACCTTGGGGCAAAATTATAAGGAAATTCAAACAGGTGCACGGATGGTTTCGGTTTTTGGCGGTTTCCACACCCGTGGAAATATCGTTATGCCAAGCTTAAAGTACCGCAAATCGAACTTGGTAAAGGGCTTAGATGTTACCCTGAACGCCAACTACAATTTGGGACGTGAAAAAAGGATCGACACAGTTAATGGCAGGTTTGACTGGTACGGTAATTTAAAACCTATCGGATCAAATGGCGAGAGCTCGAGGTCGCTGTATAATTATCGGAACAATAACGGGCTGGTAACAGCAACGGCCAATTATACAATTAGCGATCGGCATAGCCTTGCGCTTAGTAATGTGCTTAACTTATTCGATCGGAAAGGATTTGACGAGTTAAGGCCATTAAACACCACCGATGCGCCGCCGCAAAGAACAAATAAAAATGTTTTGGGATTAGGGTATAGCTATGCGATCAGAGACAAGTTCAGTGCTACGGCATTTGGAAAATATATTTACCAAAACATAGTAACAACAAATACAGGAGTTAACCAGCCTCCCATAAAAAGAGCGGGTTACGGAACGGCTTTGACCTATTTTTTCAACAGAAACGTACAAGTTAAGGCATCTTACGAGCTGGCGAACAGAATGCCGGAAGCGAATGATATTTTTGGTGATTTGGTTAATCAGGAAGGCAATCCGAACCTGAAGCCAGAAAAAAGCAACAACATCAACCTTGGCGTAACCTACGATTTTGCCGTACACAAAGTGCATCGTTTTGGTGTTAATGCCAATGCCATTTACCGTTATGCTAACGATTTTATTTATACCCGCCTGAACCAAAACCAAAGTAAATATGTGCCCGATAACAGGGATGGCGTGCGTACTTATGGTGGCGATGCCGAGGTTAGGTATTCCTATAAAAACTGGTTGAGTGCCGGCGTTACTGCAACTTATCAATTTTTGCAGAACATGCAAAAGGTAGAAGCCGGCTACACTGGAGAAAGCCCCTTATACCTCGATCAAATGCCAAACATTCCTTATTTCTTCGGTAATGCAGATGTTTCGGTATCGCTTAAGAATGTTGGTGGAAAAGGAAACAGTTTAAACCTTGGTTATAACCTGCTTTATGTGCACGAGTTTTATTTATACTGGCCAAGTTTGGGACAGGAAAAGTATAATATTCCACAACAATTTGCGCATGATTTAAATGCCGTGTACAGCATGAAAAACGGGCGCTACAATATTGGTTTGGAAGCCAAGAACATTACGGATGCATTTCTGTACGATAACTTCAGCTTGCAGAAACCCAGTAGAGCATTTTATTTAAACATCAGATATTTTTTCAATAAAAACCACAATTAA
- a CDS encoding tetratricopeptide repeat protein, whose translation MQKKYLLVPLLLAGSFTTYAQVSAVQNLNKNYQTGLELLEKEKYTAAAQQFKLVEQQRNKPSTQTESNAELTLLKENAKFYAAVCALELTNSDAESLFQAFIRDYPLNPNTKLAYFYVGKTYFGQKNYKKALEWFEKTDPSTLSGKQRNEYQFKQGYAYFELQDYEKAEPLFETVKKEKGDFQESATYYFAYINYLNKEYKTALANFEKLKGSPTYEASYPYYITSMYYLDERYDDVISYALESIQKTKQQFEPEMLSLVAASYFAKSEFKNAEKYFAEFYAKDKSETKNNLFIYQYGYSLYQNKKYKESVAVLEKLNTDDIYLQNGMHTLGKDFIELGNKQKAQSAFFRASRLDFDKAIQEEAWLSYAKLSYELDFHQQALDATQGFLKAFPKSRKTNEAKTLLGEVLLTTKNYQAAVDILEPITDKTLEAREAYQKVTYFRGLEFYNERAFPNALSMFLRSDKYPEDNEIHALNTYWKAESMYELRKFGEAVSTFEKFLRMPDADKTGVYNFANYALAYAAFEDEKYSKAANYFEKFLDGNDKDQKTIDDATIRLADSYFVNKSYGQAMANYNKIISRHTSSEDYATFQKGMIQGLETQYDAKIATMQSLLSKFPNSNYADDAGFETAYTYFSKGDFDKSKSDLVDLTAKYPRSSYVPKALVTIGLVQYNQNQADPALESFKKVIRDYPTTDEAKQAMESIKNIYVDRGDANGFIAYANTTPLGNYSDNEQDNIVFAAANNLYLKGDAEGAFQAVNAYFDKFPKANHEKEAKFIRAESLVKMGRPDEAIPDYEFILNDWTSDYTERSLVSISQLFLNQKKYNEAIVYLKRLETTTDYKSHYSFAINNLLKAYTALNMPDDMLKYAQLTKESEKASEEEKNSSGLFAGKAYLLKGDTTTATTEFKNVVAKTKTIAAAEAKYNLALIEYNKGDYKTSSKTCFDLINNMASYDYWVAKAFILLSDNYVALKDNLQAKSTLLSIIDNYEGKDDIIPTAKEKLEKLNQKK comes from the coding sequence AGTCTCTTTCAGGCTTTTATTCGCGATTACCCTTTAAATCCGAACACTAAACTGGCCTACTTTTACGTAGGAAAAACCTATTTTGGCCAGAAAAACTATAAAAAGGCATTAGAATGGTTCGAGAAAACCGACCCTTCTACCCTTTCCGGAAAACAACGTAACGAATATCAGTTTAAACAAGGCTATGCTTATTTCGAATTACAGGATTATGAAAAAGCAGAACCTTTATTTGAAACGGTTAAAAAAGAAAAAGGCGACTTTCAAGAAAGCGCTACCTATTATTTTGCTTACATCAACTACTTAAACAAAGAGTACAAAACGGCATTAGCCAATTTCGAAAAACTGAAAGGTTCTCCTACTTACGAAGCGAGTTATCCATATTATATTACTTCGATGTACTATTTAGATGAGCGCTACGACGATGTGATTAGCTATGCTTTGGAATCTATCCAGAAAACGAAACAGCAGTTTGAGCCAGAAATGTTGAGCTTGGTTGCCGCATCATACTTCGCAAAATCGGAATTTAAAAATGCAGAAAAGTATTTCGCTGAATTTTACGCAAAAGATAAAAGTGAGACTAAAAACAATTTGTTTATTTACCAGTACGGCTATTCGCTCTACCAAAACAAAAAATACAAGGAATCTGTAGCAGTGCTCGAGAAACTGAATACCGACGATATTTATCTTCAAAACGGTATGCACACTTTAGGTAAGGATTTTATCGAGTTGGGCAATAAGCAAAAGGCCCAAAGTGCGTTTTTTAGGGCATCGCGTTTAGATTTTGATAAGGCTATACAAGAAGAAGCCTGGTTAAGCTACGCGAAGTTAAGCTACGAGCTCGACTTCCACCAACAAGCTTTAGATGCTACGCAAGGATTTTTAAAAGCCTTCCCGAAATCGCGGAAAACCAACGAAGCCAAAACTTTGCTCGGTGAGGTTTTATTAACCACCAAAAACTATCAGGCGGCGGTTGATATTCTGGAGCCGATTACCGATAAAACACTGGAAGCGAGAGAGGCCTATCAAAAGGTAACCTATTTCCGAGGTTTAGAGTTTTATAACGAACGGGCGTTCCCCAATGCGTTGTCGATGTTCTTAAGATCGGACAAATATCCTGAAGATAACGAGATCCATGCATTAAACACCTATTGGAAGGCCGAATCGATGTACGAGCTTCGTAAATTTGGCGAGGCCGTGAGCACTTTCGAAAAGTTTCTGCGGATGCCCGATGCCGATAAAACTGGTGTTTACAACTTTGCAAACTATGCGTTGGCTTATGCAGCTTTCGAAGATGAAAAGTATAGCAAAGCAGCCAACTACTTTGAGAAATTTTTAGATGGAAACGATAAAGACCAAAAAACGATTGATGATGCCACTATTCGCCTTGCCGATTCGTATTTTGTAAACAAAAGTTATGGTCAGGCGATGGCCAACTATAATAAAATCATCAGCCGACACACCTCGTCAGAAGATTATGCAACCTTTCAAAAAGGGATGATTCAGGGTTTGGAAACGCAATATGATGCAAAGATCGCGACGATGCAAAGTCTGCTGTCGAAGTTCCCGAATTCGAATTATGCCGATGATGCCGGCTTTGAAACCGCTTATACTTATTTCAGCAAGGGTGATTTTGATAAATCAAAATCGGATTTGGTTGATTTAACCGCAAAATATCCACGCAGCAGTTATGTACCTAAAGCACTGGTTACCATCGGTTTGGTTCAATACAATCAAAATCAGGCTGATCCGGCATTGGAATCGTTTAAAAAAGTAATTCGCGACTATCCAACTACCGACGAGGCTAAACAAGCGATGGAATCGATCAAGAATATTTATGTCGATCGTGGCGACGCCAACGGGTTTATTGCCTATGCCAACACCACTCCACTAGGAAATTATTCTGATAACGAACAAGATAATATCGTTTTCGCCGCAGCCAACAACCTTTATTTAAAAGGTGACGCCGAAGGAGCTTTCCAAGCTGTTAATGCTTATTTTGATAAATTTCCGAAGGCAAATCACGAAAAGGAAGCCAAATTTATCCGGGCAGAATCGTTGGTTAAAATGGGTCGCCCAGATGAGGCTATACCGGATTATGAGTTTATCTTAAACGACTGGACGAGTGATTATACGGAGCGCTCGTTGGTGAGTATTTCGCAATTATTCTTAAATCAAAAGAAATACAACGAAGCAATTGTTTACCTGAAAAGATTAGAAACAACAACCGATTATAAATCGCATTACAGCTTCGCCATCAACAATTTATTAAAGGCATATACTGCGTTGAACATGCCCGATGATATGTTAAAGTATGCGCAATTGACCAAGGAATCTGAGAAAGCATCGGAAGAAGAGAAAAATAGCTCAGGCTTATTTGCGGGCAAGGCTTACTTGTTAAAAGGCGATACCACAACGGCAACTACTGAGTTCAAAAACGTGGTAGCGAAGACCAAAACCATTGCGGCGGCCGAAGCTAAATACAATTTGGCCTTAATTGAATACAACAAGGGCGATTACAAAACATCATCAAAAACTTGTTTCGATTTGATTAACAACATGGCTTCTTACGATTATTGGGTAGCGAAAGCGTTTATTTTGCTATCAGATAACTATGTAGCCCTAAAAGATAATTTGCAGGCAAAAAGTACACTTCTCAGCATCATTGATAATTACGAAGGCAAGGATGACATTATCCCAACTGCCAAAGAAAAACTAGAAAAACTAAACCAGAAGAAGTAG
- a CDS encoding DUF4374 domain-containing protein codes for MKVNFTSAFVALALATTIVSCSKKSDNPVSENPGNYILTVTPVASTAVADYLLTANNLESGTISTAGNGVEQDGTYRYYVTHNNKFFSMLYGQGNPGAVTTYNILGGKLNKISNFQTETVQTFAPVNDDLLLVKLPRTINATGATNATWYQVNTNSLLIAANGALDAMAPANNGEIAHFSWLQQVGNKVFAPFFSIKNGSFWTDHPDEAWIAVYSYPGMQLEKTIKDNRTSFIGRYFRNGLGVVENGDVYAFSSSVAVNENTETAVATDSKLTSTKPSAITRIKANTTEFDQNYYFNFENALPGYYITTWMYIGGNNFVAHVQPKSAKGAYTDGTELAIVNVVDKSVRKVTGLPADIKSITWNNYTPKDGKTAYFGVNLTSGIGYIYKVNAETATATQGLKVEGGTITAVQHLD; via the coding sequence ATGAAAGTAAATTTTACAAGCGCTTTTGTAGCATTGGCATTGGCAACAACAATTGTTTCCTGCTCGAAAAAAAGTGATAATCCGGTATCAGAAAATCCGGGCAACTATATTTTAACGGTTACTCCAGTTGCATCAACTGCGGTTGCCGATTATCTGTTAACCGCTAATAACCTTGAAAGTGGAACAATTTCTACCGCGGGTAACGGTGTTGAGCAAGATGGAACGTATAGATATTATGTAACGCACAACAACAAGTTTTTTAGCATGTTGTATGGGCAGGGCAATCCGGGTGCGGTAACTACCTATAATATTTTAGGTGGTAAGCTGAACAAAATCTCGAATTTTCAAACGGAAACGGTTCAAACATTTGCGCCTGTAAACGATGATCTTTTGTTAGTAAAACTTCCGAGGACTATTAACGCAACTGGTGCTACAAATGCTACTTGGTATCAGGTAAATACAAACAGTCTCTTAATTGCTGCCAATGGAGCGCTTGATGCGATGGCGCCTGCTAATAACGGCGAAATTGCGCACTTTAGTTGGTTGCAACAAGTTGGAAACAAGGTTTTTGCGCCCTTCTTTTCTATTAAAAACGGCAGTTTCTGGACTGATCACCCAGATGAGGCTTGGATTGCAGTATACTCTTATCCGGGAATGCAATTGGAAAAAACGATTAAAGATAATAGAACGAGTTTTATTGGTAGATATTTCAGAAATGGTTTAGGCGTGGTAGAAAATGGTGATGTGTATGCGTTCTCTTCTTCGGTTGCTGTAAATGAGAATACAGAAACTGCGGTTGCAACTGACTCGAAACTTACTTCTACGAAACCATCGGCTATTACCAGAATTAAAGCGAACACAACCGAATTTGATCAAAACTATTATTTCAACTTTGAAAATGCTTTACCGGGTTACTACATCACTACTTGGATGTACATTGGCGGAAACAACTTTGTGGCTCACGTTCAGCCAAAATCTGCAAAAGGTGCGTATACCGACGGTACAGAACTGGCTATTGTGAACGTGGTTGATAAATCGGTAAGAAAAGTAACCGGATTGCCAGCTGACATAAAAAGCATTACCTGGAACAATTACACGCCTAAAGATGGTAAAACAGCTTATTTTGGTGTGAACCTAACCAGTGGCATTGGATACATTTACAAGGTGAATGCTGAAACAGCAACAGCAACTCAAGGTTTAAAGGTTGAGGGCGGTACAATAACAGCAGTACAACATTTAGACTAA
- a CDS encoding PepSY-associated TM helix domain-containing protein, whose product MDNRKYNVYFHTHTISGIIICALLYVIFFAGSFSFFKEDISAWQKNTSYVEGRKTVTRDFDHLIDSLGRENNLKGRDFDFFIQRHDLGAYVTMTGSNDTTLKKKVKPKAMAEGKKRRGRGRGGDDDSKFFNYDFAQQKAGDYAENYDMGEFLYRLHFLAQLNAVPIHLGAPFGYLLAGVVSFLFLFALITGLMLHWEKIFSNFFTFRPWAKWKTLWTDLHTALGVIGFPFQLIFAVTGIVLIANVFLIAPFTKYVYKGNSSALFQDLEYSDTTKYVYSYQPIATSFRVNDLMAKVEKKWAHSRISAVQIKNYGDANMHVILTAKPYADESFSGTGKMVYRVRDQKILKEVSPVKNSTYVDKVRSFIYHLHFGDFGGKPVRVIFFVLGIMGCLIIISGILIWLVARDKNKVPKKKRVFNFWTANIFMAACLSMLPVTAFTMISLLFISKPNQSDIYHLYFYSWLILSVYFIARRNLAIINHQTLLLSSLLCFLLPLIDGIKRNNWLWTTFSQGRYDILFIDLLFLILSIISVLVLFKMKQHAKAKEVRAIG is encoded by the coding sequence ATGGACAATAGAAAATACAACGTTTACTTTCACACCCACACCATAAGCGGAATCATTATCTGCGCTTTATTATATGTGATCTTTTTTGCAGGGTCTTTTTCCTTTTTTAAGGAAGACATTAGCGCATGGCAGAAAAACACCTCGTACGTAGAAGGTCGCAAAACGGTAACGAGAGATTTTGATCACTTAATCGATTCACTTGGACGCGAAAATAACTTAAAAGGCCGCGATTTTGATTTCTTTATTCAACGGCATGATCTGGGTGCCTATGTAACCATGACGGGTTCGAACGATACCACGTTAAAGAAGAAAGTTAAACCCAAAGCCATGGCCGAAGGCAAAAAACGCCGCGGTAGGGGAAGGGGCGGTGACGATGATTCGAAGTTTTTTAATTACGATTTCGCTCAACAAAAAGCTGGCGATTATGCCGAAAACTATGATATGGGCGAATTTTTATATCGTTTGCACTTCCTCGCTCAGCTAAATGCGGTTCCCATTCATCTTGGCGCACCTTTCGGTTATTTATTAGCGGGCGTAGTTTCGTTTCTGTTCTTATTTGCCCTTATTACAGGCTTAATGTTGCATTGGGAAAAGATTTTTTCAAACTTTTTCACCTTCAGGCCTTGGGCTAAATGGAAAACCCTTTGGACTGATCTCCATACCGCGCTCGGCGTAATAGGGTTTCCTTTTCAGCTGATATTTGCCGTTACGGGGATCGTGCTGATTGCAAATGTGTTTTTAATTGCGCCATTTACCAAATATGTATACAAGGGCAACAGTTCTGCCCTGTTTCAGGATCTGGAATATAGCGACACAACCAAATATGTGTACAGTTACCAGCCAATTGCAACTTCATTTAGGGTAAACGACTTAATGGCCAAGGTGGAGAAAAAATGGGCGCATAGTAGAATAAGTGCGGTTCAGATTAAGAATTACGGCGATGCGAACATGCACGTCATCCTAACCGCTAAGCCTTATGCCGACGAAAGCTTTTCGGGTACAGGTAAAATGGTTTATCGGGTACGCGATCAAAAGATATTGAAAGAGGTTTCGCCAGTTAAAAATTCGACCTATGTAGACAAGGTCCGAAGTTTTATTTACCATTTACATTTTGGCGATTTCGGCGGAAAACCCGTGCGTGTAATATTTTTTGTGCTCGGAATAATGGGCTGTTTAATCATCATCTCCGGAATCCTGATTTGGCTTGTGGCCAGAGATAAAAATAAGGTACCCAAGAAAAAACGTGTATTTAATTTCTGGACTGCCAACATCTTTATGGCAGCGTGTTTGAGTATGCTTCCCGTTACGGCGTTTACAATGATCAGCCTGTTATTTATTTCAAAACCCAATCAATCAGATATTTATCACCTCTATTTTTATTCGTGGTTAATTTTATCGGTTTACTTCATCGCACGGAGAAACCTGGCCATTATTAATCACCAAACGCTTTTGCTTTCGAGCCTGTTATGTTTCTTGCTGCCCTTAATAGACGGAATAAAGCGCAATAACTGGCTGTGGACTACTTTTAGCCAGGGCCGTTATGATATCTTGTTTATTGATCTCTTGTTTTTAATATTATCGATCATATCTGTGCTGGTACTGTTTAAGATGAAACAACATGCAAAAGCGAAGGAAGTGCGGGCGATAGGTTAG
- a CDS encoding porin family protein — MKSIKYIYSTLFLLAAGLSSVQAQDKKTEEKAAVNEEIEVVRPYKPILAEAVKLRRSPNLDDVKTYKAKLNYSITDKKLELNSDIQKLQAQAVADEKESILINNYVKGAFGSQATLLGEAYFNTGKDEGLQVGGYFKHFSQEGKLNKQNSSHQELSVFGRSILEENTVSGRVNIERNGTYFYGIDNANPTLNPNPQKQALTFVELEGELVKNFTEDQDELSYALKANGSLWGDKFDAKESYLSLNGYLNKRISSLNLGLAASTEFGNTKDALTSVGNNLLRLNPYIRLQVKGAKVTAGINFVQEFGAYSSSRIFPAVTADFTLIPDYLQVFGEVKGDVNRNSLKGFTDENPWLNSNILVKNTVEKLSFSAGIKGTGGPGFGYKARFYVKQFDDMPLFINNYTDFNKFDVIYDFGKTKLTGLEGEISVQVSDALKWTGKLNIDDWKPASETYTWFKPGLKVSSNFVYTYNKKLSFNAAVVIQDDVKAKVNIAEPVNPLQYVVPNTSIERIETVKGFVDLGIGADYRINNKFSVFAKANNILNTNYSRYLYYQVNGFNIFGGLTYSF; from the coding sequence ATGAAGTCGATTAAATATATATACAGTACACTATTTTTATTAGCTGCTGGATTATCTTCGGTTCAGGCGCAAGACAAAAAAACAGAGGAAAAAGCCGCGGTTAACGAAGAAATTGAGGTTGTTCGGCCTTATAAACCGATTTTGGCAGAAGCTGTGAAGTTAAGGAGAAGTCCGAATTTGGATGATGTAAAAACTTACAAAGCTAAGTTGAACTACAGCATTACCGATAAAAAGCTGGAATTAAACAGCGATATCCAAAAGCTACAGGCCCAGGCGGTAGCAGACGAGAAAGAAAGCATTTTAATTAATAATTATGTAAAAGGCGCCTTTGGTTCTCAAGCCACTTTATTAGGCGAAGCCTATTTTAACACCGGAAAAGATGAAGGATTGCAGGTTGGTGGTTACTTTAAGCATTTTAGCCAGGAGGGAAAACTAAATAAGCAAAATAGCAGCCACCAGGAGTTAAGTGTTTTCGGCAGAAGCATTTTAGAAGAAAACACGGTGAGTGGTCGCGTTAACATTGAGCGAAATGGCACCTACTTTTATGGTATCGATAACGCAAACCCAACGTTAAACCCCAATCCACAAAAACAGGCGTTAACTTTTGTTGAACTTGAAGGAGAGCTGGTTAAAAACTTCACTGAAGATCAAGACGAACTGAGCTATGCACTAAAGGCAAATGGCTCGCTTTGGGGCGATAAGTTCGATGCAAAAGAAAGCTATCTTTCACTTAACGGGTATTTGAATAAGCGCATCAGCTCACTCAATTTGGGCTTAGCAGCCTCAACAGAATTTGGTAACACTAAAGACGCCCTAACCAGTGTAGGCAATAATTTACTTCGTTTAAATCCGTATATCCGTTTGCAGGTTAAGGGTGCTAAAGTTACTGCGGGGATCAATTTTGTACAAGAGTTTGGTGCGTATAGCAGCTCGAGAATTTTTCCGGCTGTTACCGCAGATTTCACGTTGATTCCAGATTATTTACAGGTTTTTGGAGAGGTTAAAGGCGATGTTAACAGAAACTCTTTAAAAGGTTTTACAGACGAAAACCCATGGTTAAACAGCAATATCCTTGTAAAAAATACGGTCGAAAAATTAAGTTTTAGCGCCGGTATTAAAGGTACCGGAGGACCAGGATTTGGCTACAAAGCTCGGTTCTACGTAAAACAGTTCGACGATATGCCATTGTTTATCAATAATTACACTGACTTTAATAAATTCGATGTGATTTACGATTTCGGCAAAACAAAACTTACAGGCTTAGAGGGCGAGATCTCGGTTCAGGTAAGTGATGCGTTAAAATGGACAGGCAAATTGAACATCGATGACTGGAAGCCTGCTTCGGAAACTTACACCTGGTTTAAACCAGGCTTGAAGGTAAGCTCAAACTTCGTTTATACCTACAACAAAAAATTAAGTTTTAATGCAGCTGTTGTAATTCAAGATGATGTTAAGGCCAAAGTAAACATCGCTGAGCCTGTTAATCCACTGCAATATGTTGTGCCAAACACAAGTATAGAACGCATAGAAACCGTTAAAGGCTTTGTTGATTTAGGCATTGGTGCCGATTATAGAATTAACAACAAGTTTTCGGTTTTTGCAAAGGCAAACAATATCTTAAACACCAATTATAGCCGTTACTTATATTATCAGGTGAATGGTTTCAATATTTTCGGTGGATTAACCTATTCGTTTTAA